A single genomic interval of Epinephelus fuscoguttatus linkage group LG22, E.fuscoguttatus.final_Chr_v1 harbors:
- the LOC125882978 gene encoding pleckstrin homology domain-containing family A member 5-like isoform X14 yields the protein MAADPKPDWLSSLPSSWSYGVTRDGRIFFINEEAKSTTWLHPVTGEAVITGHRKTPDLPTGWEEGYTFEGARCFIK from the exons ATGGCGGCCGATCCTAAGCCGGACTGGCTCTCCAGCCTTCCCTCTTCTTGGAGTTATGGGGTGACTCGGGATGGACGCATATTCTTCATCAA cgAAGAAGCAAAGAGCACAACCTGGTTACATCCTGTTACTGGAGAAGCTGTAATCACGGGGCACAGAAAAACTCCAG ATTTACCAACAGGATGGGAGGAAGGATACACATTCGAGGGAGCTCGCTGCTTCATCAA
- the LOC125882978 gene encoding pleckstrin homology domain-containing family A member 5-like isoform X11 — protein sequence MAADPKPDWLSSLPSSWSYGVTRDGRIFFINEEAKSTTWLHPVTGEAVITGHRKTPDLPTGWEEGYTFEGARCFIKVWLGGL from the exons ATGGCGGCCGATCCTAAGCCGGACTGGCTCTCCAGCCTTCCCTCTTCTTGGAGTTATGGGGTGACTCGGGATGGACGCATATTCTTCATCAA cgAAGAAGCAAAGAGCACAACCTGGTTACATCCTGTTACTGGAGAAGCTGTAATCACGGGGCACAGAAAAACTCCAG ATTTACCAACAGGATGGGAGGAAGGATACACATTCGAGGGAGCTCGCTGCTTCATCAA
- the LOC125882978 gene encoding pleckstrin homology domain-containing family A member 5-like isoform X12, translating to MAADPKPDWLSSLPSSWSYGVTRDGRIFFINEEAKSTTWLHPVTGEAVITGHRKTPDLPTGWEEGYTFEGARCFIKQHMA from the exons ATGGCGGCCGATCCTAAGCCGGACTGGCTCTCCAGCCTTCCCTCTTCTTGGAGTTATGGGGTGACTCGGGATGGACGCATATTCTTCATCAA cgAAGAAGCAAAGAGCACAACCTGGTTACATCCTGTTACTGGAGAAGCTGTAATCACGGGGCACAGAAAAACTCCAG ATTTACCAACAGGATGGGAGGAAGGATACACATTCGAGGGAGCTCGCTGCTTCATCAA